A single genomic interval of Spirosoma linguale DSM 74 harbors:
- a CDS encoding RagB/SusD domain protein (PFAM: RagB/SusD domain protein), with translation MKKHISFGALLVLLTYLFSACHDVNVPITTSLTPDIFPQNTAQFIQASGPPYAALRGNFSLDYWFMQSLSTDEAILPARGGNWYDNQGYRMLHYHDWTKDHGTTNSTWNWLSLVIGTTNQAMSILNTTIPASTPGKAMNLAELRMVRALSYFMMMDLYGNVPIDTTYGDFAPRPNTPRAQVFSFIEREVKAALPNLSRASGQAIYGRANKFTGFALLAKMYLNSEYYTGTQRYNDAIIACDSVINSGLYAIEPRSTYLQMFYPNNGPQMKEFIFAIPYDPAAGALPGTNSNMYHARYDVPRSETKKFGLPFTPSAPRSTLPEFYANFKDPNDIRNNQWLTGLQFMNDGVTPVTVTTTKKGYDQFYTGSDGSAPYTYQVNLTPDVVLRQDVATYDCGNDEIAWNMGYRNIKFYPDGTSTSRNQNNDVPLFRYSDIILMKAEAILRGGAPTGGQTALSLVNQLRSNRTTSPALTSVTLEDIYAERCREFTWETWHRNDMIRFGKFEGKWGFKTDASVNKRIFPIPTGAFTVNPSLVQNPGY, from the coding sequence ATGAAAAAGCATATATCCTTCGGCGCGCTACTGGTACTGTTGACGTACCTGTTTTCGGCCTGTCATGATGTTAATGTACCCATTACGACCTCATTAACCCCCGATATTTTTCCGCAGAATACAGCGCAGTTTATTCAGGCATCGGGACCGCCTTATGCAGCTCTGCGCGGGAACTTCTCGCTTGATTACTGGTTCATGCAATCACTGAGCACTGACGAAGCCATTCTGCCCGCCAGGGGTGGAAACTGGTACGATAACCAGGGCTACCGGATGCTCCATTACCACGACTGGACCAAAGATCACGGTACGACAAACAGCACCTGGAACTGGCTCTCGCTGGTGATCGGCACAACCAACCAGGCCATGTCGATCCTGAACACGACAATACCAGCCTCAACTCCCGGCAAAGCAATGAATCTGGCCGAACTGAGAATGGTCCGCGCCCTGTCGTATTTTATGATGATGGATTTATATGGTAACGTACCCATCGACACGACCTACGGCGACTTTGCGCCACGCCCTAATACGCCCCGAGCGCAGGTATTTTCGTTTATTGAGCGGGAAGTAAAAGCGGCTCTGCCCAATCTGAGCCGTGCGTCGGGCCAGGCGATTTATGGACGGGCCAATAAATTCACTGGTTTTGCTCTGCTGGCCAAAATGTACCTGAACTCGGAGTATTACACCGGTACCCAGCGGTATAATGATGCCATTATCGCCTGCGACAGCGTGATCAATTCGGGCTTGTATGCCATTGAACCCCGGTCAACGTATCTGCAAATGTTCTATCCGAACAATGGCCCGCAGATGAAGGAATTCATTTTTGCCATTCCCTACGATCCGGCGGCCGGGGCCTTGCCTGGTACGAACAGTAATATGTACCATGCGCGCTATGATGTGCCCCGTTCGGAAACAAAAAAGTTTGGCCTTCCCTTTACGCCCAGCGCTCCAAGAAGCACATTGCCTGAGTTTTATGCCAACTTCAAAGATCCGAACGACATTCGAAATAACCAGTGGTTAACGGGTCTGCAATTTATGAACGATGGCGTAACGCCCGTTACCGTGACGACGACCAAAAAAGGGTACGACCAGTTCTATACGGGCTCTGATGGGTCGGCGCCCTACACGTACCAGGTGAACCTGACGCCTGATGTTGTATTGCGTCAGGATGTGGCCACGTACGATTGCGGAAACGACGAAATTGCCTGGAATATGGGCTACCGGAACATAAAGTTCTATCCTGATGGTACGTCGACCTCACGTAACCAAAACAATGACGTACCCCTGTTCCGATATTCCGATATCATTCTGATGAAAGCTGAAGCCATTCTTCGCGGAGGTGCGCCGACAGGAGGGCAAACGGCTCTCTCATTGGTGAATCAGTTGCGATCAAACCGGACGACATCGCCTGCTTTAACCAGCGTGACGCTGGAGGATATTTACGCGGAACGTTGCCGCGAATTTACCTGGGAAACCTGGCACCGGAACGACATGATCCGGTTCGGCAAGTTTGAGGGCAAATGGGGCTTTAAAACCGATGCCAGCGTAAACAAGCGGATCTTCCCAATTCCAACAGGAGCATTCACGGTCAACCCGTCGCTAGTACAGAATCCGGGGTATTAA
- a CDS encoding conserved hypothetical protein (KEGG: hypothetical protein), which produces MKDITRKTFLYQLTGLSAAVALSPLIAWKADQQADDEFYQKVVEANTREVAKLLQTFASDITELRRRLGFDLANLAAAFSEPSSPYYRKTELVPVMDKIIRFLVAKQQDDGTLDLGNLASPPDTAFILEPLCTAATILKTADLPALVEVKAQLKQFILKAGEALRTGGIHTPNHRWVVSAALAKINALFPNPGYVRRIDEWLSERVFIDKEGHYLERSMIYSEVIDRCLITMAHLLKRPQLLEPVRRNLQMTYFYLEPNGDLVTNDSRRQDQYMTVNCLPYYLDYRYMAIQDTNPEFATITRYIETVKGFDERTGPDLLAYFLETPLYRKSLPTPKAPSINFEKFFQETNLVRIRRNHTTTTIFGGTDFPFIVASGRSASPNFFAFRKGEAILNYMRLSTSFFNTGYFHSQGITYNQGEYVLHQKIDAPYYQPLPNKYKLATGDYKHSPSTDGRFWNKMDFGHRPQSNIKTIETRIAIRETNGANELRFSAKGAAGVQVTIELCFKAGGQVSGLKKIVDTADNYSIDGESGQYTYGKDTIQFGPGLFTHKKISGLEGEVYSSHFGSLKTEGIHVYLTAVTPFEHTFRIG; this is translated from the coding sequence ATGAAAGACATTACAAGAAAGACCTTTCTGTATCAACTGACTGGCCTGAGTGCTGCCGTTGCTTTGTCACCCTTAATCGCCTGGAAAGCCGATCAACAGGCAGATGATGAATTTTATCAGAAAGTGGTTGAGGCAAACACGAGAGAAGTGGCTAAACTACTTCAAACGTTCGCGTCGGATATCACCGAACTCCGGCGACGGCTGGGCTTCGATCTGGCCAATCTGGCGGCTGCATTTAGTGAACCCAGCTCGCCCTATTACCGGAAGACGGAGCTGGTGCCAGTCATGGATAAAATCATTCGCTTTCTAGTGGCGAAACAGCAGGACGATGGTACGCTCGATTTGGGCAATCTGGCTTCTCCGCCCGATACGGCCTTTATTCTAGAGCCGCTTTGTACGGCTGCTACTATTCTAAAAACGGCTGATCTACCCGCGTTGGTGGAGGTAAAGGCGCAGTTAAAACAGTTCATCCTGAAGGCGGGTGAAGCCCTGCGAACGGGGGGCATCCATACCCCAAACCATCGGTGGGTGGTGTCGGCCGCGCTGGCCAAGATCAATGCTTTGTTCCCGAACCCGGGCTATGTCAGGCGGATTGATGAATGGCTGTCGGAAAGGGTGTTTATTGACAAAGAGGGGCATTACCTCGAACGGAGCATGATCTATTCGGAGGTGATCGACCGTTGCCTGATTACGATGGCGCACCTGCTCAAACGACCTCAACTGCTGGAGCCGGTCCGCCGGAACCTGCAAATGACTTACTTTTATCTGGAACCCAACGGCGATCTGGTCACGAACGATTCGCGACGGCAGGACCAGTATATGACCGTCAACTGCTTGCCGTACTACCTTGATTACCGCTATATGGCCATTCAGGATACGAACCCTGAGTTTGCCACTATCACCCGGTATATTGAAACGGTAAAAGGTTTTGACGAGCGAACTGGTCCAGACTTATTGGCCTATTTTCTGGAAACGCCCCTCTATAGGAAGTCGCTGCCGACGCCCAAAGCACCGTCGATAAACTTTGAAAAGTTTTTCCAGGAAACGAACCTCGTCCGAATCCGACGAAACCATACGACGACCACTATTTTTGGCGGTACGGACTTCCCGTTTATTGTCGCTTCGGGACGGTCGGCAAGCCCTAACTTCTTCGCTTTTCGTAAGGGAGAGGCTATTCTGAACTACATGCGCCTGTCGACCAGCTTTTTCAATACCGGCTATTTTCACAGTCAGGGTATTACCTACAATCAGGGGGAATACGTACTACATCAGAAAATCGACGCGCCCTATTACCAGCCCTTACCCAACAAGTACAAACTCGCGACGGGAGACTATAAACATTCTCCCAGCACCGACGGGCGTTTCTGGAATAAAATGGATTTTGGCCACCGACCCCAGAGCAACATCAAAACCATCGAAACCCGTATTGCCATTCGTGAAACCAACGGAGCAAACGAACTGCGGTTTTCGGCGAAAGGAGCGGCTGGCGTTCAGGTAACGATTGAGCTTTGCTTTAAAGCAGGCGGGCAGGTGAGTGGGCTGAAAAAAATAGTCGATACGGCCGACAACTATTCCATAGACGGCGAATCGGGGCAGTACACCTATGGTAAAGACACCATTCAGTTCGGGCCGGGTTTGTTTACGCATAAGAAAATCAGCGGCCTTGAAGGGGAAGTCTACTCGTCTCATTTCGGCAGCCTAAAAACAGAAGGTATTCATGTGTACCTGACAGCCGTTACGCCCTTCGAGCATACCTTTCGCATTGGATAA
- a CDS encoding RNA polymerase, sigma-24 subunit, ECF subfamily (TIGRFAM: RNA polymerase sigma-70 factor; RNA polymerase sigma factor, sigma-70 family~PFAM: Sigma-70 region 4 type 2; sigma-70 region 2 domain protein~KEGG: neu:NE0554 ECF subfamily RNA polymerase sigma factor): MQLLPLPFTQPKSDGPTLPLENQHPEPSVKITDDELILRQLFSENAMNGCALLFRRYYTNLVNHAVRFVYSKEVAEDLVAEVFAVFWQDRTFEHITTSYRAYLYKAVRHRAYNYLRWELRESDSLESADKQSIPASLQPDQVLHYSELHQKIESIIQNLPPQCQRAFLLSRIEGKKYAEIAQDMKITNSAVEKLLIRAISKLRQDLKADWFIVLIVSIGVDSLCLLG; this comes from the coding sequence ATGCAGCTATTACCGTTGCCGTTTACTCAACCCAAAAGCGATGGACCAACCCTGCCGCTGGAAAATCAACACCCCGAACCTTCGGTCAAGATAACTGATGACGAACTTATACTTCGTCAGTTATTTAGTGAAAATGCCATGAACGGATGTGCCCTGCTGTTCCGGCGTTACTATACGAATCTGGTCAATCACGCCGTTCGGTTTGTTTATTCCAAGGAAGTGGCTGAGGACCTTGTCGCTGAGGTTTTTGCGGTCTTCTGGCAGGACCGTACGTTCGAACACATTACTACGTCATACCGGGCGTATCTGTATAAAGCTGTTCGTCACCGGGCCTACAATTACCTGCGCTGGGAGTTGCGCGAATCTGATTCACTCGAATCCGCTGACAAACAGTCTATCCCGGCATCCCTACAACCCGATCAGGTGCTGCATTACAGCGAATTACACCAGAAGATCGAGTCTATTATTCAGAACCTTCCTCCACAATGCCAGCGTGCTTTTCTACTAAGCCGAATCGAAGGCAAGAAGTATGCGGAGATAGCGCAGGATATGAAAATTACCAACAGCGCTGTCGAAAAATTACTCATCCGTGCCATTAGTAAGCTACGGCAGGACCTAAAAGCAGACTGGTTTATTGTACTGATTGTGTCGATCGGTGTCGATTCCCTCTGCTTGCTGGGGTGA
- a CDS encoding anti-FecI sigma factor, FecR (PFAM: FecR protein~KEGG: pen:PSEEN0275 FecR-like transmembrane sensor) has product MKPSLTKHIIFDFFDGKATAIQRKYIEAWIADEENQELYYQYLDEWESQRPQFAVDSEKAFGAFQQILQETQPRPPQPVLVKNNAPFWTNRALGWRIAASVLVVSLLGAYLFRAQIRFKTYQTAYGQTAVYQLADGTTVTLNANSLLRVPRFGFGSDTREVFLEGEGEFRVTHTADNQRFVVRTADKFQVEVLGTEFVVYARQRGKRVFLNKGKVKLELAQGQQVYMKPGNVVTVANSGQYQLRQTAPARPFVAWKEHWFYFDNTPVAEVAIQIQERFGVNVVVPETDLAQRRIAGNFKAEKADDLLEILADLLQLTVVKTRHHIELRTIKQS; this is encoded by the coding sequence ATGAAGCCGTCGCTCACGAAACATATAATTTTTGACTTCTTTGACGGGAAAGCTACGGCTATCCAGCGAAAATATATTGAAGCCTGGATTGCTGACGAAGAGAATCAGGAGCTGTATTACCAATACCTGGATGAGTGGGAAAGCCAGCGGCCTCAATTTGCGGTCGACTCTGAAAAAGCCTTCGGGGCTTTTCAGCAGATATTACAGGAAACCCAGCCCCGCCCTCCGCAACCCGTTCTGGTTAAAAATAATGCACCTTTCTGGACAAATAGGGCGCTTGGCTGGCGTATTGCTGCATCGGTGCTAGTGGTGAGTTTGCTGGGTGCTTATCTGTTTCGGGCTCAAATCCGCTTCAAAACCTACCAGACCGCCTATGGGCAAACGGCTGTTTATCAACTAGCGGATGGAACAACCGTGACACTTAATGCCAACTCGCTGCTGCGGGTTCCCCGCTTTGGGTTTGGCTCAGATACCCGTGAGGTATTTCTGGAAGGAGAGGGCGAGTTCAGAGTAACGCATACGGCCGATAATCAGCGGTTTGTGGTACGAACCGCCGACAAATTTCAGGTGGAGGTGCTCGGTACTGAATTCGTCGTGTATGCCCGACAGCGGGGTAAGCGCGTCTTCCTGAACAAAGGCAAGGTAAAACTCGAACTCGCCCAGGGGCAGCAGGTATACATGAAGCCCGGCAACGTGGTAACCGTGGCCAACTCGGGCCAGTACCAGCTTCGCCAAACAGCCCCCGCCCGGCCGTTTGTGGCCTGGAAGGAGCACTGGTTTTATTTCGACAATACACCCGTTGCCGAAGTAGCCATCCAGATTCAGGAACGATTCGGGGTCAACGTTGTCGTTCCTGAAACGGATCTGGCCCAACGGCGGATTGCCGGAAATTTTAAAGCCGAAAAAGCCGACGACCTGCTGGAAATATTAGCTGATCTGCTCCAGCTAACTGTTGTTAAGACCCGCCACCATATCGAATTACGAACCATTAAACAATCCTAG
- a CDS encoding lipolytic protein G-D-S-L family (PFAM: lipolytic protein G-D-S-L family~KEGG: pat:Patl_0828 lipolytic enzyme, G-D-S-L), with translation MTTIRRVLLLLFFSGGLTSVSQAQTPFPANVHRVVFLGNSITYAGTYVTDIDAYFRLRYPNQSIEFINVGLPSETVSGLSEEGHADGKFPRPDLHERLERVLKLTKPDFVFACYGMNDGIYLPLDESRFQKFRDGINWLHAEVVKLGVPIVHLTPPIYDEQRGSSKGYAAVLDRYSDWLLSQKSTANWSVIDLHYPMKTYLEAHRKVDATFGINGFALANDGVHPGDVGHWIMAKSILLGMGEKAVASAPDLAASVAMVPNSGQIIKLIAARQSLMKDAWLTATGHKRPGMNVGLPLTEAQAKAAELDAQIRKLLP, from the coding sequence ATGACAACCATTCGACGGGTACTCCTGCTTTTGTTTTTCAGTGGCGGGCTGACTAGCGTTTCTCAAGCCCAAACTCCGTTCCCCGCCAATGTGCATCGGGTAGTATTTCTGGGCAACAGTATTACCTACGCTGGTACGTACGTCACGGATATAGACGCTTATTTCCGGTTGCGTTATCCCAACCAGTCGATTGAGTTCATCAATGTCGGTCTGCCTAGCGAAACCGTTTCAGGGCTGTCGGAGGAAGGTCATGCCGATGGCAAATTCCCCCGCCCCGACCTGCACGAACGTTTGGAACGGGTACTAAAACTCACCAAGCCGGATTTCGTTTTCGCCTGTTACGGCATGAACGATGGTATTTATCTGCCACTGGATGAGAGCCGGTTTCAGAAATTCAGGGATGGAATCAACTGGCTTCATGCGGAAGTCGTCAAACTGGGCGTGCCTATCGTTCACCTGACTCCGCCTATTTATGATGAACAGCGGGGCAGCAGCAAAGGCTATGCGGCCGTCCTCGACCGCTACTCCGATTGGCTACTGAGCCAGAAATCAACAGCGAACTGGTCGGTCATCGATCTTCATTACCCCATGAAAACGTATCTGGAAGCCCACCGAAAGGTTGATGCAACCTTTGGGATTAATGGGTTCGCGCTGGCGAATGATGGCGTCCATCCCGGCGATGTGGGCCACTGGATCATGGCGAAAAGCATCTTACTGGGAATGGGCGAGAAAGCCGTAGCCAGCGCCCCCGATTTGGCCGCTTCGGTAGCTATGGTTCCTAATTCGGGGCAGATTATCAAACTTATTGCCGCCCGTCAGAGCCTGATGAAAGATGCGTGGCTGACCGCCACCGGCCACAAACGCCCCGGCATGAACGTGGGCCTGCCCCTCACCGAAGCACAGGCCAAAGCCGCCGAACTGGATGCTCAGATCAGGAAGTTGCTGCCCTGA
- a CDS encoding TonB-dependent receptor plug (PFAM: TonB-dependent receptor plug; TonB-dependent receptor~KEGG: mxa:MXAN_4746 TonB-dependent receptor): MPLLRLPKISLVLLGLLCQQLATAQAIVFARQQRKANNLAQIAPVESQKLKEVLTDMSRQFQVSILFEEATVKGITVPVDARPGTGKLEKQLQSLLKPYGLMAQKKGEQAYYVIKIPAKESATSVRMIQSENGMVPAIENSVSALQPLAPTLTEKVTADIRVTGRVTSEKGEGLPGVNVVIKGAIRGTNTDADGRYQLNVPDANTTLVFSFVGYATQEALVGNRTTLNIQLQPDNKSLNEVVVVGYGTQSRKNLTSAVSTIKPDELNRGAISDVGQLLQGKVPGLNISANGDPNAPAAVILRGASTINSSQGPFYVIDGVPGADISIIAPDDIASIDVLKDAAATAIYGNRAANGVIMVTTKRGKKGQMQITYSGYAGIEKVSSKLNMMNASQLRDFLTKNGQSFSPNDDKGVDTDWQAAVQRSTAISHNHNISISGGTEHSTYSASINYLDKQGILQSSSLNRVIARLAVEQMAFNDKLKLGLNVTNSSSNANNTPLRNNVLNQMVNHLPVSPVTNPDGTYFENFQNTGYFNPVAMINYAKDNTKYNNLVGSLFAQVKLPFGLSYDLNLSYQSNTSLHGESYASYYTQYNSANFYNYPDPPLVHSLLNFGTNGSALRNTYQTTRKVLETFFTWNKEFGDHSVNAVLGYSWQGNVSGDGFQTSTTNFPVDNIGYNNFALSNPYAVSSYRINFGPDGIYQETRLISDFARLNYNYKNKYLLQGSIRRDGSSVFGKNNQWGYFPAAGVAWRIDQEKFMQNQNLFSDLKFRASYGVTGNSSGFNAYTAQFISGSLGTYYYNGIQTAAYGPTQAANPDLHWEKTATANIGLDFTILKGKLSGTVEWYNKETTGMIYAYRVNPVLVPAGSIIANGGSMSNKGVEVSLNATPVQAGKFSWTTGLNLAHNSNRINSLTNPLFVGGDSVRTTQPEGAGQTGSTLQILKAGMPLGQFFSLEYAGKNDKGVSQYVSRNGSLTTTPVIGTDYKYLGSPQPKLLVGWTNTLRYGNVDLNVFFRGVFGNKIFNATRADLFRPSTAQFTNILVDAADEKATDVNSFKYSSRYIEDGSYVRLDNATLGYTLKNLGQYIRNVRIYTSVNNAFVITGYKGIDPEINQGGLAPGIEAYNFYPKTRTFLLGVNVSF; encoded by the coding sequence ATGCCTCTTCTACGTCTACCTAAAATCAGTCTGGTCCTGTTGGGGTTGCTGTGTCAGCAACTGGCTACGGCCCAGGCTATTGTCTTCGCCCGCCAACAGCGGAAAGCGAATAACCTGGCGCAAATCGCTCCGGTCGAGAGCCAGAAACTTAAAGAAGTGCTGACGGATATGAGCCGCCAGTTTCAGGTTAGTATTCTATTTGAGGAAGCAACCGTTAAGGGAATCACCGTGCCGGTCGATGCTCGTCCGGGCACTGGAAAGCTGGAAAAGCAACTTCAGTCCCTGCTAAAACCGTATGGGCTGATGGCCCAGAAGAAGGGTGAACAGGCGTATTATGTCATCAAAATCCCGGCTAAGGAGAGCGCGACCTCGGTCAGAATGATCCAATCCGAAAACGGAATGGTGCCCGCTATTGAGAATAGCGTATCGGCGCTTCAGCCGTTGGCACCCACATTGACCGAAAAAGTAACGGCCGACATTCGGGTCACCGGCCGCGTAACCAGCGAAAAAGGTGAAGGGTTACCCGGCGTTAACGTCGTCATTAAAGGGGCCATCCGGGGTACGAACACTGACGCCGACGGACGCTATCAACTAAATGTGCCCGATGCGAACACAACGCTGGTATTCAGCTTTGTTGGCTACGCTACGCAGGAAGCGCTGGTAGGTAACCGGACAACGCTGAACATTCAGCTACAGCCCGATAACAAATCGCTTAACGAAGTGGTGGTAGTGGGCTACGGTACGCAGTCGCGGAAAAACCTGACCAGTGCAGTGAGCACCATTAAGCCCGACGAACTGAACCGGGGGGCTATCAGCGACGTAGGCCAGTTGTTGCAGGGTAAAGTGCCGGGCCTGAACATCTCGGCCAATGGTGACCCAAACGCACCAGCCGCCGTAATTCTGCGGGGAGCGTCTACGATTAACAGTTCGCAGGGACCATTTTATGTGATTGACGGGGTGCCGGGCGCTGATATTTCCATTATTGCCCCCGACGATATTGCGTCGATTGATGTGCTGAAAGATGCCGCTGCTACGGCTATTTACGGTAACCGGGCTGCCAACGGTGTTATCATGGTAACGACGAAGCGCGGTAAAAAAGGCCAGATGCAGATTACCTATAGTGGCTATGCCGGTATTGAAAAAGTATCGAGCAAGCTCAATATGATGAATGCCAGCCAGCTTCGCGACTTCCTGACGAAGAACGGGCAGTCGTTCTCGCCAAACGATGATAAAGGAGTGGATACCGACTGGCAAGCCGCCGTTCAGCGCAGCACGGCCATTTCGCATAACCACAATATCTCGATCAGCGGGGGCACTGAACATAGCACCTACAGTGCCAGTATCAACTACCTCGATAAGCAGGGGATTTTGCAGAGTAGCTCGCTGAATCGGGTTATTGCCCGTCTGGCTGTTGAGCAAATGGCCTTTAACGACAAACTGAAGTTGGGACTGAACGTGACCAACTCCAGTAGCAATGCCAACAACACGCCCCTGCGCAACAACGTCCTGAACCAGATGGTGAATCACCTGCCGGTTTCGCCCGTAACCAATCCAGACGGTACCTACTTCGAGAACTTCCAGAACACCGGCTACTTCAACCCGGTGGCGATGATCAATTATGCCAAGGACAATACAAAGTATAACAACCTGGTTGGTTCTCTGTTTGCCCAGGTGAAACTGCCGTTTGGTCTTTCGTACGATCTTAACCTGTCGTACCAGAGCAATACGTCGCTGCATGGTGAGTCGTACGCCAGCTATTACACGCAGTACAACAGCGCCAACTTCTATAACTACCCCGATCCGCCACTCGTACACAGCCTGCTCAACTTCGGTACCAACGGGTCGGCGCTGCGGAATACTTACCAGACCACACGTAAGGTGCTGGAAACCTTTTTTACCTGGAACAAGGAATTTGGCGACCACTCTGTGAATGCCGTTCTGGGCTATTCGTGGCAGGGTAATGTTTCGGGCGATGGTTTCCAGACGTCGACAACCAACTTCCCCGTCGATAACATTGGCTACAACAACTTCGCGCTGAGTAACCCCTATGCAGTTTCGTCGTACCGGATCAACTTTGGCCCTGACGGTATCTACCAGGAAACGCGGCTGATTTCTGATTTTGCCCGGTTGAACTATAATTACAAAAATAAATACCTGCTGCAGGGCTCGATCCGACGCGACGGTAGCTCGGTGTTTGGTAAAAACAACCAATGGGGATATTTCCCGGCAGCGGGTGTCGCGTGGCGCATCGACCAGGAGAAGTTTATGCAAAACCAGAACCTGTTCAGCGACCTGAAATTCCGGGCCAGCTACGGAGTAACGGGTAACTCGTCGGGCTTCAATGCCTACACGGCGCAGTTTATCTCGGGTAGCCTGGGTACATATTATTACAACGGTATCCAGACGGCCGCTTATGGCCCTACGCAAGCCGCTAACCCCGATCTGCACTGGGAAAAAACGGCAACGGCTAACATCGGCCTTGATTTTACCATCCTGAAAGGCAAGTTGAGCGGTACCGTTGAGTGGTATAATAAAGAAACCACCGGTATGATCTATGCCTACCGGGTCAATCCGGTGCTTGTACCGGCCGGTAGCATCATTGCCAACGGTGGCAGCATGAGCAACAAAGGTGTTGAGGTTAGCCTGAACGCGACACCGGTGCAAGCGGGTAAATTCAGCTGGACAACGGGCTTGAACCTGGCGCACAACAGCAACCGGATCAATAGCTTAACGAATCCGCTGTTTGTAGGTGGCGACTCTGTCAGGACCACGCAGCCCGAAGGGGCCGGACAAACGGGCAGCACCCTGCAAATCCTGAAAGCGGGTATGCCGCTAGGACAGTTCTTCTCGCTTGAGTATGCCGGTAAGAACGACAAAGGAGTGTCGCAGTACGTGAGTCGAAACGGTTCCCTCACCACGACACCGGTTATTGGTACGGACTACAAATACCTGGGTAGTCCACAACCCAAACTGCTGGTTGGCTGGACTAACACCCTACGCTACGGAAACGTTGATCTGAACGTCTTTTTCCGCGGAGTCTTCGGCAACAAAATCTTCAATGCCACCCGCGCCGATTTGTTCCGGCCAAGTACAGCCCAGTTTACGAATATTCTGGTCGATGCCGCCGATGAAAAAGCAACCGACGTTAACTCGTTCAAATACTCAAGCCGCTACATAGAAGATGGCAGCTACGTTCGACTCGACAACGCCACGCTGGGCTACACCCTCAAAAATCTGGGTCAGTACATCCGCAACGTGCGTATTTATACATCGGTCAACAATGCGTTCGTGATCACCGGTTACAAAGGAATTGACCCCGAAATCAATCAGGGCGGCCTGGCTCCGGGTATCGAAGCCTACAATTTTTATCCAAAGACCCGCACATTCCTCCTGGGTGTAAACGTGTCATTTTAA